From Coturnix japonica isolate 7356 chromosome 1, Coturnix japonica 2.1, whole genome shotgun sequence, the proteins below share one genomic window:
- the TTF2 gene encoding transcription termination factor 2 isoform X2: MAPTRGRAFTCAGRRPRRRAASSCRLSACGDRGADVPPSYCLVHEGCMVELQILVEQQLRDEYQLFFRCVNSKLNGKKWCGSVPWQDSKATKALEKLESQPKAAPVFNPSGQRNPFKVIDKNCEASSWKEIKQGGGGERKAKEVKAEKDNVVESHKVKKSTSGSSTEKEHLEGLKTEKKQPKGGPELKESTVSESKLCPSEIWKGKNTHEDKEKDGGSGRESKKSECVAKETGGKSELPPVSSEKQSRSSKSPENEQHRDKSLENSGDRKNREKECTGGKNGEMKPMPKENTTSTMVPQAASLCALPKQGAAAAPFKTQVRPSVEQPADEVSDSDGDEVVLVDSSSDEGEPEKSVEGLQPSVASAGASGKSTQEMSLLGAAASLHMEGPQDPKALCNHLEIQLRQKKSTLATVNIQMLPDKGQRLLKQVQDLEAALSALNISTTDTTEKGENSASSGCREEPLPNSFSRPGGTKLIPALPLGDHKAATSLSSHSHPSAAALGSSQYFGHSFGMNYGVQNLYGGRMTENRIRAVLSATNDAINHLHKSLESCPTEQTVAEDPSGLKVPLLLHQRQALAWLLWRESQRPCGGILADDMGLGKTLTMIALILTHKQVKAEKESKKLEMWLSRNDSTVIPSCGTLIVCPASLIHHWKKEIDKRVAFGKLRVYLYHGPNRDKHAEVLSEYDVVVTTYSLLSKEVPTSKDEGDFPAKDHEVGSGSSPCSPLLRVAWARVILDEAHTIKNPKVQTSIAVCKLRASARWAVTGTPIQNNLLDMYSLLRFLRCSPFDEYKVWKYQVDNNTRKGGDRLSLLTRSLLLRRTKDQLDSTGKPLVSLPQRSMQLHQLKLSAEEQSVYNVIFARSRSTLQSYLKRQEQKNEGKELAGNNPFERVAQDFGCSQKEFPASSQSASQVSSTAHVLSMLLRLRQCCCHLSLLKVALDQVNLTSEGLSLSIEEQLSALTLSELQTPDSKSTVYLNGTAFKTDLFEITKESTKVSHLLAELKTIQSHSESQKSVVVSQWTSMLKVVAVHLQRLGLKYSMLDGSVNPKQRMDVVEEFNNNPKGPQVMLVSLLAGGVGLNLTGGNHLFLLDMHWNPALEEQACDRIYRVGQRKDVVIHRFVCEGTVEEKIVQLQTRKKGLAQQVLAGKGETSKLTLADLKNLFGI, encoded by the exons GTTGTTTTTCCGATGCGTTAACAGTAAGTTGAATGGGAAGAAATGGTGTGGAAGTGTGCCATGGCAG GATTCAAAAGCTACCAAAGCATTAGAAAAATTAGAATCGCAGCCAAAGGCGGCACCTGTCTTCAATCCCAGTGGCCAAAGAAATCCATTCAAAGTGATAGACAAGAATTGTGAAGCATCATCCTGGAAAGAAATTAAGCAAGGTggtggaggggaaaggaaagcaaaagaagtcaAAGCGGAGAAGGATAATGTGGTAGAGTCACATAAAGTAAAGAAGTCCACCTCTGGGTCCTCCACAGAGAAGGAACATTTAGAAgggctgaaaactgaaaagaaacaacccaAGGGTGGTCCAGAACTTAAGGAAAGCACAGTATCTGAGTCTAAACTTTGTCCTTCTGAgatttggaaagggaaaaacacCCATGAGGATAAAGAGAAGGATGGAGGAAGTGGCAGGGAATCCAAGAAATCTGAATGTGTGGCGAAAGAGACAGGTGGCAAATCTGAACTACCCCCAGTCAGTTCTGAAAAGCAGAGTAGAAGTAGCAAGTCTCCAGAGAACGAGCAGCACAGGGATAAAAGCTTAGAAAACTCTGGTGAtagaaaaaacagagagaaagaatgcACTGGTGGGAAGAACGGAGAGATGAAACCAATGCCTAAAGAAAACACGACTTCCACAATGGTACCACAAGCAGCATCACTGTGTGCTCTCCCAAAGCAAGGAGCAGCGGCAGCACCATTCAAGACACAAGTCAGGCCAAGTGTGGAACAGCCCGCTGATGAAGTTTCTGACAGTGACGGTGATGAAGTTGTACTTGTTGATTCCTCATCGGATGAAGGTGAACCTGAGAAATCAGTTGAGGGTTTGCAGCCAAGCGTGGCTTCTGCGGGAGCATCAGGGAAGAGTACCCAGGAGATGTctttgctgggagctgcagcatcaCTTCACATGGAAGGACCACAAGACCCTAAGGCTCTTTGTAACCATCTGGAAATCCAGCTGAGGCAGAAGAAG agtaCCTTGGCTACGGTGAACATTCAGATGCTGCCAGATAAAGGGCAACGGTTACTAAAGCAAGTGCAGGATTTGGAAGCTGCACTCAGTGCTCTTAACATTTCAACGACAGATACTACAGAAAAAG GGGAGAACAGTGCAAGTAGTGGCTGTCGTGAGGAACCTTTGCCTAACTCGTTCAGCAGACCAGGTGGTACGAAGCTGATACCAGCACTGCCTCTTGGGGATCATAAGGCAGCAACCTCTTTAAGCTCACACAGTCACCCCTCTGCTGCGGCCTTGGGTTCCAGTCAATATTTTGGCCATAGTTTTGGAA TGAACTATGGTGTGCAGAATCTGTACGGAGGAAGAATGACGGAAAACCGAATTAGGGCCGTGCTTAGTGCAACAAATGATGCTATTAATCATCTTCACAAATCTCTGGAATCCTGTCCAACAGAACAGACGGTAGCTGAGGATCCCTCCGGTTTGAAA GTTCCATTGCTGCTGCACCAGAGGCAAGCACTTGCATGGCTGCTTTGGAGAGAGAGTCAAAGGCCATGTGGAGGAATTCTGG CGGATGACATGGGCCTGGGGAAGACTCTAACGATGATTGCACTAATTCTGACCCACAAGCAGGtgaaggcagagaaggaaagcaagaagttAGAAATGTGGCTGTCCAGAAACG ATTCTACTGTTATCCCTTCATGCGGCACTTTGATCGTTTGTCCTGCATCCTTGATCCATCACTGGAAGAAAGAGATTGACAAACGTGTGGCCTTTGGAAAACTGAGGGTCTACTTGTACCATGGGCCAAACAGAGATAAACACGCAGAGGT GCTCTCTGAATATGATGTTGTTGTCACAACCTACAGCCTTCTCTCTAAGGAGGTTCCCACGAGCAAAGATGAGGGGGATTTCCCTGCTAAGGACCATGAAGTGGGG agcgGGTCATCTCCCTGTTCCCCTCTGCTCAGAGTAGCTTGGGCTCGAGTTATATTGGATGAAGCTCACACTATTAAAAATCCAAAGGTTCAAACCTCCATCGCTGTGTGCAAGCTGAGAGCCAGTGCCAGATGGGCTGTCACTGGGACACCAATACAGAACAACTTATTGGACATGTACTCTCTTCTGAG GTTCCTACGTTGCTCTCCTTTTGATGAGTACAAGGTGTGGAAATACCAGGTAGACAACAACACTAGGAAGGGAGGAGATAGGCTAAGCCTTTTAACTAGGAGCCTCTTATTACGGAGAACTAAGGACCAGCTGGATTCAACTGGAAAGCCCTTG GTATCTCTGCCACAGCGTAGCATGCAGTTGCATCAGTTAAAACTttcagcagaggagcagtccGTATACAATGTGATCTTTGCAAGATCCAG GTCAACGCTACAGTCCTACCTAAAGCGGCAAGAGCAGAAAAACGAAGGCAAAGAGCTTGCTGGGAATAACCCATTTGAGAGAG TTGCACAAGATTTTGGCTGCAGTCAGAAGGAATTCCCAGCAAGCTCTCAAAGTGCTTCCCAAGTCTCAAGTACTGCCCACGTCTTGTCTATGCTGTTGAGGCTCCgtcagtgctgctgccatctctccTTACTGAAAGTG GCTCTGGACCAAGTTAATTTGACCAGTGAAGGCCTTTCTCTCTCCATTGAGGAACAACTTAGTGCTTTGACCTTGTCTGAACTCCAGACTCCTGATTCCAAGTCAACAGTCTACCTCAATGgcacagcttttaaaacagatctCTTTGAAATCACCAAGGAAAGCACCAAG gtATCTCACCTCTTAGCTGAACTGAAAACTATTCAGAGTCACTCAGAGTCACAGAAAAG TGTTGTTGTGTCTCAGTGGACAAGCATGCTGAAAGTTGTGGCTGTGCACCTCCAGAGACTAGGGCTGAAGTATTCAATGCTGGATGGCTCTGTTAATCCTAAACAGAGAATGGATGTGGTAGAAGAGTTCAATAACAATCCCAAAGGGCCTCAG GTAATGTTGGTCTCTTTGCTGGCTGGAGGCGTTGGCCTGAACTTGACTGGAGGAAACCACCTGTTTCTCCTTGACATGCACTG gaaTCCTGCACTTGAGGAACAGGCCTGCGACCGCATTTACCGTGTTGGGCAGAGGAAGGATGTTGTGATACACAG GTTTGTCTGTGAAGGAACGGTAGAAGAAAAGATCGTACAACTCCAGACCAGGAAGAAAGGTCTCGCCCAACAGGTGCTGGCAGGCAAAGGGGAAACCTCAAAGCTCACTCTGGCTGACCTCAAAAATCTCTTTGGCATCTAA
- the TTF2 gene encoding transcription termination factor 2 isoform X1, with protein sequence MEAVVCAEHGSLCLLKTGTRDGPNKGKSFYVCGTQAPAPCGFVVPADVPPSYCLVHEGCMVELQILVEQQLRDEYQLFFRCVNSKLNGKKWCGSVPWQDSKATKALEKLESQPKAAPVFNPSGQRNPFKVIDKNCEASSWKEIKQGGGGERKAKEVKAEKDNVVESHKVKKSTSGSSTEKEHLEGLKTEKKQPKGGPELKESTVSESKLCPSEIWKGKNTHEDKEKDGGSGRESKKSECVAKETGGKSELPPVSSEKQSRSSKSPENEQHRDKSLENSGDRKNREKECTGGKNGEMKPMPKENTTSTMVPQAASLCALPKQGAAAAPFKTQVRPSVEQPADEVSDSDGDEVVLVDSSSDEGEPEKSVEGLQPSVASAGASGKSTQEMSLLGAAASLHMEGPQDPKALCNHLEIQLRQKKSTLATVNIQMLPDKGQRLLKQVQDLEAALSALNISTTDTTEKGENSASSGCREEPLPNSFSRPGGTKLIPALPLGDHKAATSLSSHSHPSAAALGSSQYFGHSFGMNYGVQNLYGGRMTENRIRAVLSATNDAINHLHKSLESCPTEQTVAEDPSGLKVPLLLHQRQALAWLLWRESQRPCGGILADDMGLGKTLTMIALILTHKQVKAEKESKKLEMWLSRNDSTVIPSCGTLIVCPASLIHHWKKEIDKRVAFGKLRVYLYHGPNRDKHAEVLSEYDVVVTTYSLLSKEVPTSKDEGDFPAKDHEVGSGSSPCSPLLRVAWARVILDEAHTIKNPKVQTSIAVCKLRASARWAVTGTPIQNNLLDMYSLLRFLRCSPFDEYKVWKYQVDNNTRKGGDRLSLLTRSLLLRRTKDQLDSTGKPLVSLPQRSMQLHQLKLSAEEQSVYNVIFARSRSTLQSYLKRQEQKNEGKELAGNNPFERVAQDFGCSQKEFPASSQSASQVSSTAHVLSMLLRLRQCCCHLSLLKVALDQVNLTSEGLSLSIEEQLSALTLSELQTPDSKSTVYLNGTAFKTDLFEITKESTKVSHLLAELKTIQSHSESQKSVVVSQWTSMLKVVAVHLQRLGLKYSMLDGSVNPKQRMDVVEEFNNNPKGPQVMLVSLLAGGVGLNLTGGNHLFLLDMHWNPALEEQACDRIYRVGQRKDVVIHRFVCEGTVEEKIVQLQTRKKGLAQQVLAGKGETSKLTLADLKNLFGI encoded by the exons GTTGTTTTTCCGATGCGTTAACAGTAAGTTGAATGGGAAGAAATGGTGTGGAAGTGTGCCATGGCAG GATTCAAAAGCTACCAAAGCATTAGAAAAATTAGAATCGCAGCCAAAGGCGGCACCTGTCTTCAATCCCAGTGGCCAAAGAAATCCATTCAAAGTGATAGACAAGAATTGTGAAGCATCATCCTGGAAAGAAATTAAGCAAGGTggtggaggggaaaggaaagcaaaagaagtcaAAGCGGAGAAGGATAATGTGGTAGAGTCACATAAAGTAAAGAAGTCCACCTCTGGGTCCTCCACAGAGAAGGAACATTTAGAAgggctgaaaactgaaaagaaacaacccaAGGGTGGTCCAGAACTTAAGGAAAGCACAGTATCTGAGTCTAAACTTTGTCCTTCTGAgatttggaaagggaaaaacacCCATGAGGATAAAGAGAAGGATGGAGGAAGTGGCAGGGAATCCAAGAAATCTGAATGTGTGGCGAAAGAGACAGGTGGCAAATCTGAACTACCCCCAGTCAGTTCTGAAAAGCAGAGTAGAAGTAGCAAGTCTCCAGAGAACGAGCAGCACAGGGATAAAAGCTTAGAAAACTCTGGTGAtagaaaaaacagagagaaagaatgcACTGGTGGGAAGAACGGAGAGATGAAACCAATGCCTAAAGAAAACACGACTTCCACAATGGTACCACAAGCAGCATCACTGTGTGCTCTCCCAAAGCAAGGAGCAGCGGCAGCACCATTCAAGACACAAGTCAGGCCAAGTGTGGAACAGCCCGCTGATGAAGTTTCTGACAGTGACGGTGATGAAGTTGTACTTGTTGATTCCTCATCGGATGAAGGTGAACCTGAGAAATCAGTTGAGGGTTTGCAGCCAAGCGTGGCTTCTGCGGGAGCATCAGGGAAGAGTACCCAGGAGATGTctttgctgggagctgcagcatcaCTTCACATGGAAGGACCACAAGACCCTAAGGCTCTTTGTAACCATCTGGAAATCCAGCTGAGGCAGAAGAAG agtaCCTTGGCTACGGTGAACATTCAGATGCTGCCAGATAAAGGGCAACGGTTACTAAAGCAAGTGCAGGATTTGGAAGCTGCACTCAGTGCTCTTAACATTTCAACGACAGATACTACAGAAAAAG GGGAGAACAGTGCAAGTAGTGGCTGTCGTGAGGAACCTTTGCCTAACTCGTTCAGCAGACCAGGTGGTACGAAGCTGATACCAGCACTGCCTCTTGGGGATCATAAGGCAGCAACCTCTTTAAGCTCACACAGTCACCCCTCTGCTGCGGCCTTGGGTTCCAGTCAATATTTTGGCCATAGTTTTGGAA TGAACTATGGTGTGCAGAATCTGTACGGAGGAAGAATGACGGAAAACCGAATTAGGGCCGTGCTTAGTGCAACAAATGATGCTATTAATCATCTTCACAAATCTCTGGAATCCTGTCCAACAGAACAGACGGTAGCTGAGGATCCCTCCGGTTTGAAA GTTCCATTGCTGCTGCACCAGAGGCAAGCACTTGCATGGCTGCTTTGGAGAGAGAGTCAAAGGCCATGTGGAGGAATTCTGG CGGATGACATGGGCCTGGGGAAGACTCTAACGATGATTGCACTAATTCTGACCCACAAGCAGGtgaaggcagagaaggaaagcaagaagttAGAAATGTGGCTGTCCAGAAACG ATTCTACTGTTATCCCTTCATGCGGCACTTTGATCGTTTGTCCTGCATCCTTGATCCATCACTGGAAGAAAGAGATTGACAAACGTGTGGCCTTTGGAAAACTGAGGGTCTACTTGTACCATGGGCCAAACAGAGATAAACACGCAGAGGT GCTCTCTGAATATGATGTTGTTGTCACAACCTACAGCCTTCTCTCTAAGGAGGTTCCCACGAGCAAAGATGAGGGGGATTTCCCTGCTAAGGACCATGAAGTGGGG agcgGGTCATCTCCCTGTTCCCCTCTGCTCAGAGTAGCTTGGGCTCGAGTTATATTGGATGAAGCTCACACTATTAAAAATCCAAAGGTTCAAACCTCCATCGCTGTGTGCAAGCTGAGAGCCAGTGCCAGATGGGCTGTCACTGGGACACCAATACAGAACAACTTATTGGACATGTACTCTCTTCTGAG GTTCCTACGTTGCTCTCCTTTTGATGAGTACAAGGTGTGGAAATACCAGGTAGACAACAACACTAGGAAGGGAGGAGATAGGCTAAGCCTTTTAACTAGGAGCCTCTTATTACGGAGAACTAAGGACCAGCTGGATTCAACTGGAAAGCCCTTG GTATCTCTGCCACAGCGTAGCATGCAGTTGCATCAGTTAAAACTttcagcagaggagcagtccGTATACAATGTGATCTTTGCAAGATCCAG GTCAACGCTACAGTCCTACCTAAAGCGGCAAGAGCAGAAAAACGAAGGCAAAGAGCTTGCTGGGAATAACCCATTTGAGAGAG TTGCACAAGATTTTGGCTGCAGTCAGAAGGAATTCCCAGCAAGCTCTCAAAGTGCTTCCCAAGTCTCAAGTACTGCCCACGTCTTGTCTATGCTGTTGAGGCTCCgtcagtgctgctgccatctctccTTACTGAAAGTG GCTCTGGACCAAGTTAATTTGACCAGTGAAGGCCTTTCTCTCTCCATTGAGGAACAACTTAGTGCTTTGACCTTGTCTGAACTCCAGACTCCTGATTCCAAGTCAACAGTCTACCTCAATGgcacagcttttaaaacagatctCTTTGAAATCACCAAGGAAAGCACCAAG gtATCTCACCTCTTAGCTGAACTGAAAACTATTCAGAGTCACTCAGAGTCACAGAAAAG TGTTGTTGTGTCTCAGTGGACAAGCATGCTGAAAGTTGTGGCTGTGCACCTCCAGAGACTAGGGCTGAAGTATTCAATGCTGGATGGCTCTGTTAATCCTAAACAGAGAATGGATGTGGTAGAAGAGTTCAATAACAATCCCAAAGGGCCTCAG GTAATGTTGGTCTCTTTGCTGGCTGGAGGCGTTGGCCTGAACTTGACTGGAGGAAACCACCTGTTTCTCCTTGACATGCACTG gaaTCCTGCACTTGAGGAACAGGCCTGCGACCGCATTTACCGTGTTGGGCAGAGGAAGGATGTTGTGATACACAG GTTTGTCTGTGAAGGAACGGTAGAAGAAAAGATCGTACAACTCCAGACCAGGAAGAAAGGTCTCGCCCAACAGGTGCTGGCAGGCAAAGGGGAAACCTCAAAGCTCACTCTGGCTGACCTCAAAAATCTCTTTGGCATCTAA
- the CPOX gene encoding oxygen-dependent coproporphyrinogen-III oxidase, mitochondrial, translating into MAAASQLLRGASRAPPALSAASRRWLGSAPPGVPAVRGGRRWALAGALGGLGLGLGLWRQRASMAAAEEEEEEEMRRRFMAPPVSGLRELRRRRRELGSRMELLIMETQAEVCRALAALDPGASFAVDTWERKEGGGGISCVLQDGEVFEKAGVNVSVVFGQLSEEAARQMRSRGKALKASKDGKLPFCAMGVSSVIHPKNPHVPTMHFNYRYFEIEEADGTKQWWFGGGTDLTPTYLNEEDAVHFHKTLKEVCDKHDLKLYPKYKKWCDDYFYIKHRDERRGIGGIFFDDVDSPSKEEAFQFVQSCAKAVVPSYVPIVKKHCHDSYTPEEKLWQQLRRGRYVEFNLVYDRGTKFGLLTPGSRIESILMSLPLTARWEYMNTPPESSKEAKMLEVLRNPKDWVH; encoded by the exons ATGGCGGCCGCCTCTCAGCTGCTCCGCGGTGCCTCCCGCGCCCCGCCCGCCCTGTCCGCCGCGTCCCGCCGCTGGTTGGGCTCTGCTCCGCCTGGGGTCCCCGCGGTCCGAGGCGGCCGACGCTGGGCGCTGGCGGGGGCTCTGGGCgggttggggttggggctggggctgtggcGGCAGCGGGCCTCCATGGCGGCggctgaggaggaagaagaggaggagatgagACGGAGGTTCATGGCACCGCCGGTCAGCGGGCTGAGGGAGCtgcggaggcggcggcgggagcTGGGGAGCCGCATGGAGCTGCTCATCATGGAGACGCAGGCCGAGGTGTGCCGCGCACTGGCGGCGCTGGATCCAGGCGCATCCTTCGCCGTGGACAcctgggagaggaaggaag GTGGAGGAGGGATCAGCTGCGTGCTGCAGGACGGAGAGGTCTTCGAGAAAGCGGGAGTGAATGTGTCCGTGGTGTTCGGGCAGCTGTCCGAGGAGGCGGCACGGCAGATGAGGAGCAGGGGGAAGGCCCTGAAAGCCAGCAAGGACG GAAAACTGCCCTTCTGTGCCATGGGTGTAAGCTCCGTGATCCATCCAAAGAATCCTCACGTTCCAACCATGCACTTCAACTACAGATACTTTGAAATTGAGGAAGCCGACG GAACTAAACAGTGGTGGTTTGGTGGTGGAACAGACCTCACTCCGACTTACTTGAATGAAGAAGATGCTGTACATTTCCACAAGACTCTGAAAGAAGTTTGTGACAAGCACGATCTGAAGCTGTATCCCAAGTATAAGAAATG GTGTGATGACTACTTCTATATCAAACACCGTGATGAACGAAGAGGGATTGGAGGTATATTCTTTGATGACGTGGACTCTCCTTCCAAGGAGGAAGCATTCCAGTTTGTACAGAGCTGTGCCAAAGCTGTTGTGCCTTCTTACGTTCCCATTGTGAAGAAGCACTGCCATGACTCCTATACACCAGAGGAGAAACTGTGGCAGCAGCTTCGGAGAGGACG GTACGTGGAGTTCAACTTGGTTTATGACAGAGGCACAAAGTTTGGCCTGCTAACACCAGGATCGAGAATTGAAAGCATTCTTATGTCTCTTCCATTGACTGCAAG GTGGGAATACATGAACACACCTCCAGAGAGCTCAAAGGAAGCTAAAATGCTAGAGGTTCTCCGCAATCCCAAAGACTGGGTGCACTGA